From a region of the Candida albicans SC5314 chromosome 1, complete sequence genome:
- a CDS encoding uncharacterized protein (Has domain(s) with predicted phosphatidylinositol binding activity and role in cell communication) — protein sequence MSLSTSTSTKPKAPPSTTIASVTSPSSPSLKLFKSKRKIKNLKNLTIIGPLSEQQPGKNVKVITTTTTTTTTTTPSSFSSSSSLMSPITPQTPNIPKTPKTPKHSKHASSGTSSIIADIQSISLPSITKSLLPNSSSSSSSTSTPTSLAKTLSMPMLFNQEKHSKFPQLEENNNNKEEEEEEEKEGGLIDLTNKSIILITKYDFISDDKDQLNIKAKQFLKLLQKLGNGWLLVHDLYDKSKLGLIPASYVDIALNDPLEPIKLTWLYEYSKQKPLSSVSSLSSLSSSPPPPSTKQLGIEETLNEPLSPPPPPPSSSSPFIMIENNNTSKSLRFEIDQIFYNKSNKSFWYKIKYYDNLNHQIIYLGKFYKDFYQLHDGIISQYNINNNNNXNNNNANNINNKNTNDLSIKLPPPILRNSLYHSPNVKFDKNLIENSYKLLIRLNDYLNQLINHWPNILNECPKFHDFIYNCNNIIVNNNNNNKGTTPTTIITNETIIKSFYPNSIMINKNIHDNSVTFSKTAPLPKLSTITTKQMSNNIRPTSINISTTKTPTTTSTTNKPVIASSTTSSNRIFRLPDQYINNSTYIDQLSKKIRDNTTINSTSTTTTTAKANNTKNFDNLSTIVHSESDKSLFSYTSIINTYNNNSNNNNINNIDDDDDDDIASVGLSQSSSEQASSSSNYISDDSILEIQNKEDNNNNNNDDDKLLDNFSNLLSSSSSFSFRSLLPMTNINNHERINSLLQLDSQRLDNHQRINSIQSEPEESIFDKIPQPQEHYNHNHNHNQHNRYCSSCTTATNHSSKMNSPSTTPLTINSHDESGRGERGGEKGKGIEVFEKFPASSNIDKPLPLPPSLPSSSSSSSFSSSGCSTKYPMTIIPTATVKSMTINSPMNAITEHTAKTYCCNDLSLLSSPSSPSHPTTRSLSASSSSSCCCCCCSSSSCCRYCSSSSNASFFEISMNNIINELDEFEFAIDDDDHQHHQQQIIDKTTTLDKIEVEVYLNKIGTCGVESTDIDTDLIKFQLFKHDILSIDYLKKIISFKMYNDYELLNHFNLLLIKTDKNIFTNDNDEDEDEDEDEDENKLILLDDDKILTNYINQLSIIKLNLIRSRAKRETIS from the coding sequence ATGtcattatcaacatcaacatcaacaaagCCAAAGGCACcaccatcaacaacaatagcaCTGGTAACATCACCATCTTCACCatcattgaaattgtttaaatccaaaagaaagataaaaaatctcaaaaatttaacaataattgGTCCATTGAGTGAACAACAACCAGGTAAGAATGTTAAAGTgattacaacaacaacaacaacaacaacaacaacaacaccttCCTCTttctcatcatcatcatcattgatGTCACCTATTACACCACAAACTCCAAATATTCCCAAAACACCAAAAACACCAAAACATTCAAAACATGCAAGTAGTGgaacatcatcaataatagCTGATATACAATCTATATCTTTACcatcaataacaaaatcattattaccaaattcctcatcatcatcatcatcaacatcaacaccaacatCATTAGCCAAAACATTATCCATGCCAATGTTATTCAATCAAGAGAAGCATTCCAAATTTCCACAACTAGAagaaaataacaataacaaggaggaagaagaagaagaagaaaaagaagggggtttaattgatttaactAATAAAAGTATTATTTTAATAACCAAATATGATTTTATTAGTGATGATAAagatcaattaaatattaaggcgaaacaatttttaaaattattacaaaaattagGTAATGGATGGTTATTAGTTCATGATTTATATGATAAATCCAAATTAGGATTAATTCCTGCTTCTTACGTTGATATTGCTTTAAATGACCCATTAGAACCAATTAAATTGACTTGGTTATATGAATATAGCAAGCAAAAACCACTACTGCTGGTGCTGCTGCTTCTGCTGCTTCTGCTGctgccaccaccaccatctaCTAAACAATTGGGAATTGAAGAAACATTAAATGAACCActatcaccaccaccaccaccaccatcatcatcatcacccTTTATAATGATTGAGAATAACAATACATCAAAAAGTTtaagatttgaaattgatcaaattttttataataaatcaaataaatcattttggtataaaatcaaatattatgataatttaaatcatcaaattatttatttaggtaaattttataaagatttttatcaattacaTGATGGAATAATATCCCAATAtaatattaacaataataataataWTAAYAATAATAATGctaataatattaacaataaaaatacaaatgatttatcaattaaattaccaccaccaattttAAGAAATTCTTTATATCATTCACCAAAtgttaaatttgataaaaatttaattgaaaattcttataaattattaattagattaaatgattatttaaatcaattaataaatcattggCCCAATATATTGAATGAATGTCCTAAATTTCatgattttatttataattgtaataatataattgttaataataataataataataaaggaACAactccaacaacaatcataactaatgaaacaataattaaatcattttatccaaattcaattatgataaataaaaatattcatGATAATTCTGTTACGTTTTCAAAAACTGCTCCATTACCTAAATTATCAACcataacaacaaaacaaatgaGTAATAATATAAGACCAAcatcaatcaatattagTACTACAAAAACACCAACAACTACTAGTACTACCAATAAACCAGTGATTGCTAGTTCTACCACTAGTAGTAATCGGATTTTTAGATTACCTGATCaatatattaataattcaacatATATTGACCAACTCAGCAAGAAAATAAGAGATAATACCACTATTAATAGTACTAGTACTACAACCACCACCGCCAAGGCAAATAACACTAAAAATTTTGACAATTTATCTACTATTGTTCATTCAGAAAGTGacaaatcattatttagTTATAcatcaataattaatacctacaacaataatagtaataataataatattaataatattgatgatgatgatgatgatgatattgcTAGTGTTGGTTTATCACAATCATCTTCAGAGCAAGCTAGTTCAAGTAGTAACTATATTTCTGatgattcaattcttgaaatccaaaacaaagaagacaacaacaacaacaacaatgatgatgataaattgttggataatttttcaaacctattatcatcatcatcatctttttcttttcgttcattattaccaatgacaaatatcaataatcatgaaagaattaattCACTTTTACAATTAGATTCTCAAAGATTAGATAATCATCaaagaataaattcaattcaaagtGAACCTGAAGAAAgtatatttgataaaattccTCAACCTCAAGAACATtataatcataatcataatcataatcaaCATAATCGATATTGTAGTAGTTGTACTACTGCTACTAATCATAGTTCAAAAATGAATTCACCTTCAACTACACCATTAACAATTAATTCTCATGATGAATCAGGAAGAGGAGAAAGAGGAGgagaaaaaggaaaaggaaTAGAAGTGTTTGAAAAGTTTCCTGCTAGTagtaatattgataaaccATTACCTTTACCACCAAGTttaccatcatcatcttcttcatcttctttttcatcttcGGGttgttcaacaaaataTCCAATGACAATTATACCAACGGCAACAGTTAAATCCATGACAATAAATTCACCCATGAATGCAATTACTGAACATACTGCAAAAACTTATTGTTGTAATGATTTATCACTTTTATCATCACCGTCGTCTCCATCTCATCCTACAACAAGGTCATTATCcgcttcttcttcttcttcttgttgttgttgttgttgttcttcttcttcttgttgtcGTTATtgttcatcttcttcaaatgCGTCATTTTTCGAAATATCTATGaataatatcattaatgaattagatgaatttgaatttgccattgatgatgatgatcatcaacatcatcaacaacaaataattgataaaaccACTACTTTGGATAAGattgaagttgaagtttatttgaataaaatagGTACATGTGGTGTTGAATCCACTGATATTGATActgatttaattaaatttcaattatttaaacatgatatattatcaattgattatttaaaaaaaattatcagtTTTAAAATGTataatgattatgaattattaaatcatttcaatttattattaataaagaCTGATAAGAACATCTTCacaaatgataatgatgagGATGAGGATGAGGATGAGGATGAGGATGAAAATAAGTTGATTTTACTTGATGATGACAaaattttaacaaattatattaatcaattatcaataattaaattgaatttaattagATCAAGAGCTAAAAGAGAAACTATTtcttaa
- a CDS encoding uncharacterized protein (Protein of unknown function; rat catheter biofilm repressed), whose product MMLKSSAISDDVHRPISVYTTPPLDISIIDEEDEIKEEEEEEENEDEDDLMDKRSYQSSQLLFTPPTSLDNKSKFISPFECPRTPPPPPPPPPPPVSNQYSHSSPKTMNSKNSQFASDTSSLLKPQLSLKSMKTTTTTTSASSSSSNSFKYQPPPPLSTNPQLKSPSKSHNKRNSTNPTVGVKENLLSSPSKLLKRLSMRLSSSNLNKRNSVIPNDIKVIISEPQPQPQPQPQQLLSPRLPLQEYEEKSATTIQSQSIPYLETVALPNGKSILIPSSQSQDEYPSPTLSLTPPYSTSPSNSNSSSCYSLQQQPSKSSTSMIASNLPPLENQKLNKSLSNSTNDGKKPTPNEVVEITPKKQSRRRRNKSHSISAFISPRKLASEYHNRVKSSWRNSSTPSTHSQLSQPIPYLQYPKSTDDEELIGYKYNDEGEGSEEVNQSPPQQQQQQEIEEEEEEVEEDIHDAQNIGDTSLISGIINDIVTTDHTHDITSFSGYSLDKPNTNTTAVTTTTTTTNNDNDIDNETNTNNTNDNSILVLPASPQKSTFSTTTTTTNSTITIDDIDDVSFSSPSSSMTPMSKQQVMGGYNDTLDTINTSSIITTGFDEDEDKDDVSVNVSGISYKGSISNQRKQIYKYHNHSHSHGRHHRMDSQGYEKRKMNHQSTMSTSTTISSAAMNQQQQKQKQKQKQQPQKSVYSDSILKLNIFIQDSNNTTNNSSGSSSSSSSSSSSSSLLQSMISIKLRKDKLKNLDELINLIIYKLMKKLNRHDDDLIIDNIKLLIFFKNNNNNNNNNNNNNNNNSTSDTNYGGGGGGDDDKHVLINPIILKDKIDQSITKKKNKHQNSSSSLPINNYKDDLLLEYIQMKSKLYIKAII is encoded by the coding sequence atgaTGTTGAAACTGTCTGCTATATCAGATGATGTACATCGCCCTATAAGTGTTTATACTACACCTCCATTAGATATTTctattattgatgaagaagatgaaattaaagaagaggaggaggaggaggaaaACGAAGATGAAGACGATTTAATGGATAAACGTTCTTATCAACTGtctcaattattattcacTCCTCCTACTTCATTAGATaacaaatccaaattcATTCTGCCATTTGAATGTCCAAGAACTCCTCCGCCACCTCCACCTCCACCGCCACCGCCAGTTTCCAACCAATACTCCCATTCAAGTCCTAAAACAATGAATAGTAAAAATTCTCAATTTGCTTCAGATACGtcttcattattaaaacCCCAGTTATCTTTAAAGTCCATGAAaactactaccactaccacttctgcttcttcatcatcttctaattcatttaaatatcaaccaccacctccaTTACTGACCAACCCACAATTAAAATCACCTTCCAAATCACACAATAAAAGAAATAGTACAAATCCTACTGTTGGTgttaaagaaaatttacTACTGTCAccttcaaaattattaaaacgGTTATCAATGAgattatcttcatcaaacTTAAATAAACGGAATTCAGTTATTCCTAATGATATAAAAGTAATTATATCTgaaccacaaccacaaccacaaccacagCCACAACAATTATTGCTGCCTCGATTACCATTACAAGAAtatgaagaaaaatcagCAACGACAATACAATCACAACTGATACCCTACTTGGAAACAGTAGCATTACCAAAtggtaaatcaattttaatacCTTCATCACAATCACAAGATGAATATCCATCACCAACATTATCACTCACACCACCATATCTGACATCAccatcaaattcaaattcttcttcttgttatagtttacaacaacaaccatcTAAATCTTCTACATCTATGATAGCATCAAATTTACCACCTTTAGagaatcaaaaattaaataaatcattgtCAAACAGTACTAATGATGGAAAGAAACCCACCCCAAATGAAGTAGTTGAAATTACGCCAAAGAAACAaagcagaagaagaagaaataaaagTCATTCTATTAGTGCATTTATTTCACCACGTAAATTGGCCAGTGAATATCATAATCGAGTTAAATCAAGTTGGAGAAATTCTCTGACTCCTTCAACTCATTCTCAATTATCACAACCTATACCATATTTACAATATCCTAAATCAAccgatgatgaagaattgattggatataaatataatgatGAAGGAGAAGGAAGTGAAGAAGTTAATCAATCACCAccacagcaacagcaacagcaagaaatagaagaagaagaagaagaggttgaagaagatataCATGATGCCCAAAATATTGGTGATACTTCATTGATTAGTGGGATAATTAATGATATAGTTACAACTGATCATACCCATGATATAACTTCATTTTCTGGATATTCTTTAGATAAACcaaacacaaacacaacAGCGGtcactaccaccaccaccactaccaataatgataatgacattgataatgaaacaaacactaataatactaatgataattcaattcttgtatTACCTGCATCTCCACAAAAGAGtactttttcaacaactacaacaacgACTAATTCTACAATTACAAtagatgatattgatgatgtttcattttcttcccCTTCCTCATCAATGACACCAATGAGTAAACAACAAGTTATGGGAGGATATAATGATACTTTAGATACTATTAATACTTCATCAATAATCACAACTGgatttgatgaagatgaagataaagatGATGTTAGTGTTAATGTTAGTGGGATCAGTTATAAAGGAAGTATTTCtaatcaaagaaaacaaatttataaatatcatAATCATAGCCATAGTCATGGTCGACATCATCGCATGGATTCACAAGGTTATgaaaaaaggaaaatgaATCATCAAAGTACAATGTCAACTTCAACTACTATAAGTTCAGCAGCAatgaatcaacaacaacaaaaacaaaaacaaaaacaaaaacaacaaccccAAAAATCAGTATATTCTGattcaatattaaaattgaatatcttTATCCAAGATTCAAAcaacaccaccaataaCAGTTCTGgttcatcgtcatcatcatcttcctcttcttcttcctcttcattattacaatcaatgatatcaattaaattacggaaagataaattgaaaaatcttgatgaattaattaatttaataatttataaattaatgaaaaaattaaatcgtcatgatgatgatttaatcattgataatatcaaattattaatcttcttcaaaaacaacaacaacaacaataataacaataataataataataataataatagtacCAGTGATACTAAttatggtggtggtggtggtggggatgatgataaacatgttttaataaatccaataattttaaaagataaaattgatcaatcaataacaaagaaaaagaataaacatcagaattcttcttcttcattgccgattaataattataaagatgatttattattggaatatattcaaatgaaactgaaattatatattaaagctataatttga
- a CDS encoding putative protein kinase (Ortholog(s) have ribosomal protein S6 kinase activity, role in TORC1 signaling, peptidyl-serine phosphorylation, protein autophosphorylation and cytosol localization), with amino-acid sequence MIDIFDMEDEVSTLTSQLHTKIVISPAPSSSTQELNYKLIDAIDEETIANEKEKEEEEDDDYDDEDDDYLPQGYQPQISSRPIKINNNSNRQRRKSSIVSSYEVNITNSYVSSSLIIDRSPGIVSSGGGEGGGGESNNNSKFVSSVISPPRLSDFEPIKVLGKGSYGKVLLVRQVSTGRLFAQKQLKKASLIINQQEQETDDDDEEEEVVVAGVKIHEKNYQRTLNEKQILELVNHPNIVKLFYAFQDNNKLYLILEYLQGGELFHHLAMEKFMSEKDSSYYIAQMLLGIRYLHLKLKVIYRDLKPENCLLNSFGNLVLTDFGLSKIAADNEDGTTKNHSITGTVQYMAPEILQGDPYDFAVDYWSLGCVAFDLLTGSPPFTGTNPKKILEKMKSIKKNLKFPFYLSLDAKDFLRKLLQVNPEKRINLDDEEIFQKFKQHRFFRYIDWNHLENLHHHQEGEEGAEELSFPKATKNGQQQKMYMPPILPVITDPILAENFDSEFTEMDFTPPLPPPPPPPPPPIIISQLQQQTRLSSSGNNTSDILNIQGFSYTNPKFIDYSLHNK; translated from the coding sequence ATGATAGATATATTTGATATGGAAGATGAAGTTTCTACATTAACTTCTCAACTTCATACTAAAATAGTTATTAGCCCTGCCCCATCATCTTCTACAcaagaattaaattataaattaattgatgcCATCGATGAAGAAACTATAGctaatgaaaaagaaaaagaagaagaagaggatgatgattatgatgatgaagatgatgactATTTACCACAAGGGTATCAACCACAAATATCTTCTAGACCtataaaaatcaataataacagTAATAGACAACGAAGgaaatcatcaatagtTTCATCATACGAAGTCAATATTACAAATTCTTAtgtttcttcatcattaataattgatagaTCACCAGGAATTGTTTCTAGTGGAGGAGGagaaggaggaggaggagagAGTAACAATAATAGCAAATTTGTGTCTAGTGTTATTTCCCCACCTAGATTATCTGATTTTGAACCAATTAAAGTATTAGGGAAAGGATCATATGGGAAAGTTTTATTAGTGAGACAAGTATCTACTGGTAGATTATTTGctcaaaaacaattgaaaaaagcttcattgataatcaatcaacaagaacaagaaacagatgatgatgatgaggaggaggaggtggtggtggctgGTGTCAAAATccatgaaaaaaattatcaacgaacattaaatgaaaaacaaatattagAATTAGTTAATCATCCAAATAtagttaaattattttatgCTTTCcaagataataataaattatatttaatattaGAATATTTACAAGGTGGAGAAttatttcatcatttaGCCATGGAAAAATTCATGAGTGAAAAAGATTCAAGTTATTATATTGCACAAATGTTATTAGGTATAAGATATcttcatttgaaattaaaagtgATTTATCGAGATTTAAAACCagaaaattgtttattaaattcatttgGTAATTTAGTATTAACTGATTTTGGTTTAAGTAAAATAGCTGCAGACAACGAAGATGGAACCACCAAGAATCATTCTATAACGGGGACAGTACAATATATGGCACCAGAAATTTTACAAGGTGATCCATATGATTTTGCCGTTGATTATTGGTCATTAGGTTGTGTTGCCTTTGATCTTTTAACTGGTTCACCTCCATTTACGGGAACTAATcctaaaaaaatattggaaaaaatgaaatcaattaaaaaaaatcttaAATTCCCATTTTATTTAAGTTTAGATGCTAAAGATTTTTTAagaaaattattacaagTAAATCCagagaaaagaattaatcttgatgatgaagaaatattccaaaaattcaaacaacaTAGATTTTTCCGTTATATTGATTGGAATCATCTAGAGAATTtacaccaccaccaagaaggagaagaagGTGCAGAAGAATTATCATTTCCAAAGGCAACAAAAAATggtcaacaacaaaaaatgtaTATGCCACCAATATTACCAGTTATTACTGATCCAATATTAGcagaaaattttgattctgAATTCACAGAAATGGATTTCACTCCtccactaccaccaccaccacctcctcctcctcctccaataattatatcacaacttcaacaacaaacacgATTATCTTCCAGTGGTAATAATACTTCTGATATTCTAAATATTCAAGGATTCTCTTATACAAATCctaaatttattgattattcattacataataaataa
- the PBR1 gene encoding Pbr1p (Protein of unknown function; required for cohesion, adhesion, and RPMI biofilm formation; induced by alpha pheromone in white cells; fluconazole-induced; Spider biofilm induced), with product MYKFTVFIAAFFSLFFQSVIAAPIQQGFRGNVTLYIKSDSEEVNGKTLYTLTKDVGFNEIYIGDYVTPGATFYIEPNLIYQRYDDEKSRTSYALTYSEDGKIGVAAGSDGIYISDFDQKSGEIKFSGYDYLYAVHVVDKPAYSASQYAIQVGNPNSPPKNSYKVSIYGRLNWAVL from the coding sequence ATGTACAAATTCACTGTTTTTATTGCTGCTTTTTTCAGTTTATTTTTCCAATCAGTCATTGCTGCTCCAATTCAACAAGGATTCCGTGGTAATGTGACTTTATACATTAAATCCGATAGTGAAGAAGTCAATGGTAAGACCCTTTATACTCTTACTAAAGACGTTGGtttcaatgaaatttaCATTGGTGATTACGTTACTCCAGGTGCTACTTTCTACATAGAACCAAACTTAATTTACCAAAGATATGATGATGAGAAATCACGTACTTCTTATGCTTTGACATATAGTGAAGATGGTAAAATTGGTGTTGCTGCTGGTTCTGATGGTATTTACATTTCTGATTTTGATCAAAAGAGTggtgaaatcaaattttctGGTTATGATTACTTATATGCTGTtcatgttgttgataaacCAGCTTATTCTGCTAGTCAATATGCTATCCAAGTTGGTAATCCAAATCTGCCACCAAAGAACTCCTACAAAGTTAGTATCTACGGTCGTCTCAATTGGGCTGTCTTGTAA